A single window of Ischnura elegans chromosome 8, ioIscEleg1.1, whole genome shotgun sequence DNA harbors:
- the LOC124163711 gene encoding uncharacterized protein LOC124163711 codes for MQHSGVIFISAVLFLLSFSQTCNALECYVCTNQTDNTDKCLKTIRTCEYGQDMCLTEIRWGTEPYWSQGADKQYYVSKRCANNDTCERSIRKTLPYCTHIWYEDWKCTECCRGDRCNYFVILGASSLSSSFTVLIACSIAIIAVWWQNII; via the exons ATGCAGCATTCAggcgttatttttatttcagctgtGCTTTTCTTACTTAGTTTTTCTCAAACAT GCAATGCTTTGGAATGTTATGTGTGCACCAATCAAACTGATAATACGGATAAATGTTTGAAAACTATTAGAACATGTGAATATGGTCAAGATATGTGTTTGACAGAAATAAGATGGGGAA CCGAGCCGTACTGGTCTCAGGGAGCAGACAAGCAATACTATGTATCGAAAAGATGTGCGAATAATGATACTTGCGAACGTAGTATTCGAAAAACTTTGCCTTATTGTACTCATATATGGTACGAAGACTGGAAATGCACAGAGTGCTGCCGAGGTGATAGGTGTAACTATTTTGTAATC CTTGGTGCATCATCACTCAGCTCCAGTTTCACGGTCCTGATTGCATGCAGTATTGCGATAATTGCTGTGTGGTGGCAGAACATCATTTAA